A genomic window from Aquila chrysaetos chrysaetos chromosome 9, bAquChr1.4, whole genome shotgun sequence includes:
- the RNF115 gene encoding E3 ubiquitin-protein ligase RNF115 has translation MAEASAAAAAAVSQHRFFCHSCKGEVSPKLPEYTCPRCESGFIEEVTDDSSFLDGSGIDDSPSTQFAELWDHLDHTMFFPDFRPFLSSSSLDQDSRDNERGHQAHADLWGPSRPPRLPMTRRYRSRGSSRPDRSPAIEGIIQQIFAGFFANSAIPGSQHPFSWSGMLHSNPGDYAWGQSGLDAIVTQLLGQLENTGPPPADKEKISSLPTVTVTQEQVDTGLECPVCKEDYTVAEQVRQLPCNHFFHSNCIVPWLELHDTCPVCRKSLKGEDSTRQTQNPEASASNSFSSESQLHDRWTF, from the exons GAGTACACTTGCCCAAGATGTGAATCTGGCTTTATCGAAGAAGTCACAGATGATTCCAG ttttctaGATGGCAGCGGCATAGATGACAGCCCATCCAcacagtttgcagag cttTGGGACCATTTGGACCACACAATGTTCTTTCCTGACTTCAGACCCTTTCTGAGTAGCAGCTCACTGGATCAAGACAGCAGGGACAACGAGAGGGGCCACCAAGCCCATGCTGACCTCTGGGGACCAAGCCGACCCCCGCGACTGCCCATGACGCGAAGGTACAGATCCCGGGGCAGCTCGCGCCCCGACAGGTCTCCTGCTATCGAAGG AATAATACAGCAGAtctttgcagggttttttgcaAACTCGGCGATTCCTGGCTCACAACACCCTTTTTCCTG GAGTGGGATGCTGCATTCGAATCCTGGGGACTATGCGTGGGGACAGAGCGGCCTTGATGCTATTGTCACCCAG cTCTTGGGGCAGTTGGAAAACACGGGACCACCTCCAGCCGACAAAGAGAAGATCTCATCTCTCCCGACAGTGACAGTAACTCAGGAACAAGTTG ATACGGGTTTGGAGTGTCCTGTGTGCAAAGAGGACTACACAGTAGCGGAGCAAGTTCGGCAGTTACCATGCAATCACTTCTTCCACAGCAACTGCATCGTGCCGTGGTTAGAGCTG CATGACACGTGTCCAGTGTGCAGGAAGAGCTTAAAAGGTGAAGATTCGACTCGGCAAACACAAAACCCCGAGGCCTCAGCGAGTAACAGCTTTAGTAGTGAAAGCCAACTACACGATCGATGGACTTTCTGA